In the Streptomyces sp. BHT-5-2 genome, one interval contains:
- the asnB gene encoding asparagine synthase (glutamine-hydrolyzing), producing the protein MCGITGWASFHSDARTQAPVIEAMTATLTPRGPDAGGVWLGERAAIGHRRLAVIDLAGGVQPMTDRVDRPNLVLSYSGEVYNHHALRTELRGRGHHFRTRSDTEVVLRAYAEWGDGLVEHLEGMFAFAVWDERAQRLLLVRDRLGVKPLFWAAVDGGLAFASEPKALFAHPEIRPRVDADGLREAYSLLFNTGPTVWSGVREVEPGGLLVLDRDGIRERRYWRLEADVHHDDRDAAVERTRALVGSAARSQLEADVPVCSLLSGGIDSTVLTALLADELRLREGPGARIRSYAVDYSDQIERFTGDVLRTGHDTPYATEAGAFVGTDHSTVVLDPNALLDPEHRKAVVVARDSPIGVGDMDTSLYLLFGEIRKHSTVALSGEAADEVFGGYPWFHSPKALAADTFPWLLVTGDDAAMPLNPELDLHIAEFRADTYRSALAAVPHRDGESLVEHRQRELQHLSLTRWLRQLLHRKDRLSMAQGLEVRVPYCDHRLVEYAFATPWAHKSFDGREKSLLRAAGAGLAPDSVLHRPKNHYPTTHHPDYNRGLQDLARDALSSEQVRALADESRLKPALDIPPDLLVWGHRLRLERVVDLALWLDHYRPELAL; encoded by the coding sequence ATGTGCGGAATCACCGGCTGGGCGTCCTTTCACAGCGACGCCCGCACCCAGGCCCCGGTCATCGAGGCCATGACCGCCACCCTGACCCCGCGCGGCCCGGACGCGGGCGGTGTCTGGCTCGGCGAGCGCGCCGCGATCGGCCACCGCCGCCTGGCCGTCATCGACCTGGCCGGCGGCGTACAGCCGATGACCGACCGGGTCGACCGGCCGAACCTCGTCCTCAGCTACAGCGGCGAGGTCTACAACCACCACGCGCTGCGGACCGAACTCCGCGGGCGGGGCCACCACTTCCGCACCCGCAGCGACACCGAAGTGGTACTGCGCGCCTACGCCGAGTGGGGCGACGGGCTGGTCGAGCACCTGGAGGGCATGTTCGCCTTCGCCGTCTGGGACGAGCGTGCGCAGCGGCTGCTGCTGGTACGCGACCGCCTCGGCGTCAAGCCGCTGTTCTGGGCCGCCGTCGACGGCGGCCTGGCCTTCGCCTCCGAGCCCAAGGCCCTGTTCGCCCACCCGGAGATCCGGCCCCGGGTGGACGCCGACGGGCTGCGGGAGGCGTACAGCCTGCTCTTCAACACCGGGCCCACGGTGTGGTCGGGCGTGCGGGAGGTCGAGCCCGGCGGCCTGCTCGTCCTGGACCGGGACGGCATCCGCGAGCGCCGCTACTGGCGGCTGGAGGCCGACGTCCACCACGACGACCGGGACGCGGCCGTCGAGCGGACCCGTGCGCTGGTCGGCTCGGCCGCCCGCAGCCAGCTGGAGGCCGACGTCCCGGTGTGCAGCCTGCTGTCCGGCGGCATCGACTCCACTGTCCTGACCGCGCTGCTCGCCGACGAACTCCGGCTGCGCGAAGGCCCGGGCGCCCGCATCCGCTCCTACGCCGTCGACTACAGCGACCAGATCGAACGGTTCACCGGCGACGTGCTGCGCACCGGCCACGACACCCCGTACGCCACCGAAGCCGGCGCCTTCGTCGGCACCGACCACAGCACGGTCGTCCTCGACCCGAACGCCCTGCTCGACCCCGAGCACCGCAAGGCGGTCGTCGTGGCGAGGGACTCGCCGATCGGCGTCGGCGACATGGACACCTCGCTGTACCTGCTGTTCGGCGAGATCCGCAAGCACTCCACCGTGGCCCTGTCCGGTGAGGCGGCGGACGAGGTCTTCGGTGGCTACCCCTGGTTCCACAGTCCGAAAGCGCTGGCTGCGGACACCTTCCCGTGGCTGCTCGTCACCGGTGACGACGCCGCGATGCCGCTGAACCCGGAACTCGACCTGCACATCGCGGAGTTCCGTGCGGATACGTATCGCAGCGCGCTGGCCGCCGTACCGCATCGGGACGGCGAATCGCTCGTCGAGCACCGGCAGCGCGAGCTGCAGCACCTGTCCCTGACCCGCTGGCTGCGCCAACTCCTGCACCGCAAGGACCGGTTGAGCATGGCCCAGGGCCTGGAGGTCCGCGTCCCCTACTGCGACCACCGTCTCGTCGAGTACGCCTTCGCCACGCCCTGGGCGCACAAGAGCTTCGACGGCCGGGAGAAGAGCCTGCTGCGCGCCGCCGGCGCCGGGCTCGCGCCCGATTCCGTGCTGCACCGGCCCAAGAACCACTACCCGACCACCCACCACCCCGACTACAACCGCGGTCTCCAGGACCTCGCCCGCGATGCCCTGTCCAGCGAGCAGGTCCGTGCCCTGGCCGACGAGTCCCGGCTCAAGCCCGCTCTCGACATCCCGCCCGACCTGCTGGTGTGGGGCCACCGCCTCCGCCTCGAACGCGTCGTCGACCTGGCCCTGTGGCTGGACCACTACCGGCCCGAACTCGCCCTCTGA